The genomic segment GCCATCGGCTGATCCCCAAGGCAAACGAAAGCGGCATCTCAGAACGTCTGAGATGCCGCTTTTAGCATAGCGCCAACACGAGCTAGTTCATCATATCCCTGAGGTAGCTGCACTCCTCGTTTTCATGACGGCTGGGGCGGGACATGAGCTTGCCCAGGGCATCCCGCACGTCACTGCCCTCAAAGAGCACATGGTATAGCTGCTCGGTGATGGGCATATCCACACCCATTTGCTGCGCCAGCTTGTATGCCACATGACAGCAGAAATAGCCCTCTACAGTGCCCACCTGCTTGACCGCATCCTCCGGCTTGACGCCCTCTCCGATGAGGATGCCTGCCCGGCGGTTCCGGCTGTGCATGCTGGTGCAGGTAACGATCAGATCTCCGATGCCTGCCAGGCCGGAGAAGGTGGCAGCTCTCGCCCCCATAGCCACTCCCAGCCGGGCGATCTCGTGGATGCCCCGGGTCATCAGGGCAGCCTTGGTGTTGTCCCCGTAGCCCAGACCATCGCAGATGCCGGCGCACAGGGCAATGATGTTTTTCAGAGCGCCTCCCAGCTCACAGCCTACGATATCGTCGTTTTCGTAGATCCGGAAGCACTGGTTGGACAGGGTCTCCTGCACATAAGCGGCGGCAGCGGCGCTTTTGGATGCTGCCACCACGGCGGTGGAAATGCACCGTCCCACTTCCTCGGCGTGGGAGGGGCCGGTCAGCACCACAATGGCTGCCTGGGGGATCTCCTCCGTGAGCACCTCGCTGAGCAGCTTCATGCTGCCCTCCTCCAGACCCTTGCCCGTGTTCACCACCACCATATCCGAGGTGATGTAGGGGGAAGCCTCCCGTGCCACGCTGCGCACAAAGGAGGAGGGAATGCCAAACAGCACCAGATCGCTGCCCCGGATGCATTCCAGGGAGGCGGACAGACCGATCTCCGGTGGGATCACCACTCCCGGCAGCTTCTGCACCTGTTCCCCGTTTTTGCGGATGTCATCCAGTTCCTTCTGGAACTTGGACCAGACCGTGATATGATGCCCGTGCTTGTGGAGCATGACAGCCAGACCGATGCCAAAGCCGCCGGATCCTAAAATCGTAATGTTAGCCATGCGTGTTCCCTCCTATGCTTTTTTACTGCGGAATGAAAACCGGTTTTCCGTGCCGTTGCGGAGCCGCTCAATGTTGCTGCGGTGCATGAAAATGACCTGGGCGGACATGATCGCCGACAGTACTACATACAGCACTGTATGTATCACAGAGGTGTGATAGACGAACAGGTGCAGCAGGCAGGTCACCACCGGGCAGAAGCTGGTGGCGATGATGGAACCGAGAGAAACGTATTTGCTGCGCCACAGCACCAGGGAAAAGATGCCGATCAGCACAGCAAATACGACGGGATCCACCACCAGAAAGATGGACACCCCTACCAGAACGCCCTTGCCGCCCCGGAAGCCGTAATACAGGGGGCGCACATGCCCCAGAATGGCG from the Ruminococcus champanellensis 18P13 = JCM 17042 genome contains:
- the plsY gene encoding glycerol-3-phosphate 1-O-acyltransferase PlsY; the protein is MGHFILATFLAALLAYLLGSCNSAILFSKLIKGQDIRELGSHNAGLTNTLRCFGKGMAGLVLAGDLLKGVAAVLLARLMCSLMGAGLPFPSGADTTYIGYIAGIFAILGHVRPLYYGFRGGKGVLVGVSIFLVVDPVVFAVLIGIFSLVLWRSKYVSLGSIIATSFCPVVTCLLHLFVYHTSVIHTVLYVVLSAIMSAQVIFMHRSNIERLRNGTENRFSFRSKKA
- a CDS encoding NAD(P)H-dependent glycerol-3-phosphate dehydrogenase, producing the protein MANITILGSGGFGIGLAVMLHKHGHHITVWSKFQKELDDIRKNGEQVQKLPGVVIPPEIGLSASLECIRGSDLVLFGIPSSFVRSVAREASPYITSDMVVVNTGKGLEEGSMKLLSEVLTEEIPQAAIVVLTGPSHAEEVGRCISTAVVAASKSAAAAAYVQETLSNQCFRIYENDDIVGCELGGALKNIIALCAGICDGLGYGDNTKAALMTRGIHEIARLGVAMGARAATFSGLAGIGDLIVTCTSMHSRNRRAGILIGEGVKPEDAVKQVGTVEGYFCCHVAYKLAQQMGVDMPITEQLYHVLFEGSDVRDALGKLMSRPSRHENEECSYLRDMMN